The genomic window GGACTTCGATCCGCTTTAGCGACGCGCGGACGCGGTCCTCGAGCTGCCTCCCTCGCTGCTGCCCGGCAATCGCGCGCCCGCGCAGGAGACGGTAGCGCTCGTTGATCACGTTACCGACCGTCCACTGCCGCTGGAGCTGCTCCCACATCGCATCGGGAAGTTTCATCGCCTCCATCGCCTGCGAAACCGTTTCCGGAGCCTGCCTCGCCCGAACGCGGAGGCCGGACCAGCTCAACCGCGAGCCGAGCGCCTGCGAGAATGCGGAGGCCGCACGGTCCTGCGAGACACCCATGAAGAGACGGGCGATCACCAGGAAGTCCGGGTGCTGGCGTAGTAGTGCGGTGAGCTCCGCGAGCGTGGGAGGCCGCCCCGCATCGTTCATCCCCTGGAGCACCCGCGGAAGCAGCTCCTGGAGCGCCCGCGTCTCGTTCTCCACCAGCTCGTGGAAGGGCCGCCCGCGAAGTCCCCGGAGCGCGCCTTCAGCCGGAGCCCGCCCGCGTCCAGCAGCAGAGGAAGCTCCTGCGGATCTACTGGCGCCAGCGTGGGTC from Longimicrobium sp. includes these protein-coding regions:
- a CDS encoding DpnII family type II restriction endonuclease, with the protein product MENETRALQELLPRVLQGMNDAGRPPTLAELTALLRQHPDFLVIARLFMGVSQDRAASAFSQALGSRLSWSGLRVRARQAPETVSQAMEAMKLPDAMWEQLQRQWTVGNVINERYRLLRGRAIAGQQRGRQLEDRVRASLKRIEVPFEYSVTFVGREGQTAKCDFAIPSRDRPKIVIEAKGFEATGSKVTDALGDILKIERARAMHMYFFVVLDGTGWHHRPNDLRNIVHAQNAGRIDMIYTTSRLDELEREVARIYAGEYGERTI